From a region of the Nitrospirota bacterium genome:
- a CDS encoding TMEM165/GDT1 family protein, with protein sequence MMTVWPIFVTVFLAELGDKTQLATLLFAADQHVSKVGVFAASSAALVLSSLIAVLVGSQLSLYVSPRVLKLVAGAGFVAIGIWVLLDARAS encoded by the coding sequence ATGATGACGGTGTGGCCTATTTTCGTGACCGTGTTTCTGGCCGAACTCGGGGATAAAACCCAACTCGCCACGCTCTTGTTCGCGGCGGATCAGCACGTCAGCAAGGTCGGCGTGTTTGCTGCCTCGTCCGCGGCGCTCGTGCTGTCCAGTCTGATCGCCGTCCTGGTGGGCTCGCAACTCTCGCTCTACGTTTCGCCGCGTGTGCTGAAGCTCGTGGCTGGGGCGGGATTCGTCGCCATCGGCATCTGGGTCTTGCTCGATGCCCGCGCCAGCTAA
- a CDS encoding PDZ domain-containing protein yields MTPTATNGFQRLLLSLGLSMSLACMLWAPSVGQAAASPRETDQDNTIRIYKKVAPTTVFITAAFASANPAAGPPGSSIGAGLVWSEQGLILTNAHVVEGASRILVHLYGGTRLPAEVVGSDAATDLALLRVVLPKEHRAAAILGDSDHLEIGQKVLAIGHPFGLGYALTTGIISGMGAGPESATLIHDPVIQTSAPINPGNSGGPLVDQEGRVIGINTTILAGAQNIGFAIPISLVKGVVGELQARGRVVRPWLGITGKLLSDDIIDLFALPLAKGVLIAGVAKGSPAEKVGLRAGDLPIVVKGDPLVLGGDILLAVNGQDLRTPEQYATVFRSLKVGQTISMKILRDGTYRTVTATLEERPSQPDPTAPARGPEKVEFRPLDWRGLPLRLAGPETIF; encoded by the coding sequence ATGACACCAACCGCCACGAACGGGTTCCAACGGCTCCTGTTGAGTTTGGGCCTGTCGATGTCGCTGGCCTGTATGCTCTGGGCTCCTTCGGTGGGGCAGGCCGCCGCGTCGCCGCGCGAGACCGACCAAGACAATACGATCCGCATCTATAAGAAGGTGGCGCCGACCACCGTGTTCATTACCGCCGCGTTTGCCAGCGCGAATCCTGCGGCCGGGCCGCCCGGCTCGTCCATCGGCGCCGGGTTGGTCTGGAGCGAGCAAGGCCTGATCCTGACGAACGCGCACGTGGTGGAGGGCGCGAGCCGCATTCTGGTGCATCTCTATGGCGGCACGCGCTTGCCTGCCGAAGTCGTCGGCAGCGATGCGGCGACGGACCTGGCGCTGCTTCGGGTCGTCCTGCCTAAGGAGCACCGGGCTGCGGCCATCTTGGGCGACTCCGACCATCTGGAGATCGGGCAGAAGGTCCTGGCCATCGGCCATCCCTTCGGGCTCGGCTATGCCCTGACCACCGGCATTATCAGCGGGATGGGCGCCGGCCCCGAGAGCGCCACCCTGATTCACGACCCGGTGATCCAGACCAGCGCCCCGATCAACCCCGGCAACAGCGGCGGCCCCCTGGTGGATCAAGAGGGCCGCGTGATCGGGATCAACACGACGATCCTGGCCGGCGCGCAGAACATCGGCTTTGCGATCCCGATCAGTCTGGTGAAAGGCGTGGTGGGCGAATTGCAAGCCCGCGGCCGGGTGGTCCGTCCCTGGCTGGGCATTACCGGCAAGCTCCTCTCCGACGACATCATCGACCTGTTCGCCCTGCCCCTTGCCAAGGGGGTCTTGATCGCCGGAGTCGCCAAGGGCAGCCCGGCCGAGAAAGTGGGGTTGCGCGCCGGGGATCTGCCCATCGTGGTGAAAGGGGACCCCCTGGTGCTGGGAGGCGACATTCTGCTCGCCGTCAACGGGCAGGACCTGCGCACGCCGGAACAGTATGCGACCGTGTTCCGCAGCCTCAAGGTCGGCCAGACCATTTCGATGAAGATTCTGCGGGACGGCACCTACCGCACCGTGACCGCCACACTGGAGGAACGGCCCTCCCAACCGGACCCCACTGCGCCGGCGCGCGGCCCGGAAAAGGTCGAGTTTCGTCCGCTGGACTGGCGCGGCCTTCCCCTCCGGCTGGCAGGACCCGAGACGATTTTCTGA
- a CDS encoding uracil-DNA glycosylase, translating into MTLVELKDSLHNCQRCKLAKLGRTQVVFGVGNPQAAIMFVGEGPGFYEDKQGEPFVGAAGKLLNDLLKSIGLSRPDIYIANVVKCRPPDNRDPEPDEVDTCKPFLLQQIELIKPKLVCTLGKWAAQTLLNRPVSIMKMRGQAIRLEHFTLFPLLHPAAALHQGNLRGSLEEDFKKLKAYLDQLDAPPPPAPATPAASTPPGPPAQMNLF; encoded by the coding sequence ATGACACTGGTCGAACTCAAGGACTCGCTCCATAATTGCCAACGGTGCAAGCTGGCCAAGCTGGGACGCACTCAGGTGGTCTTCGGCGTCGGCAACCCCCAGGCCGCCATCATGTTCGTGGGAGAAGGGCCTGGCTTTTACGAGGACAAGCAGGGCGAGCCCTTCGTCGGGGCCGCAGGCAAGCTGCTGAACGACCTGCTCAAGTCCATCGGCCTGTCCCGGCCCGATATCTATATTGCCAACGTGGTGAAATGCCGGCCGCCCGACAACCGGGACCCGGAGCCGGACGAGGTGGACACCTGCAAGCCGTTCCTGCTCCAGCAAATCGAACTGATCAAACCCAAACTGGTCTGCACGCTGGGGAAGTGGGCGGCCCAGACGTTGCTGAATCGGCCCGTCAGCATCATGAAAATGCGCGGGCAGGCCATCCGCCTCGAACACTTCACCCTGTTCCCGCTTCTGCACCCAGCCGCCGCGCTGCATCAGGGTAATTTGCGCGGATCGCTGGAGGAAGATTTCAAGAAGCTCAAGGCCTATCTGGATCAGCTGGATGCCCCTCCCCCTCCTGCCCCCGCTACGCCGGCCGCCTCGACGCCCCCAGGCCCTCCGGCCCAAATGAACCTGTTCTGA
- a CDS encoding tetratricopeptide repeat protein: MSDQSSGIASGLLAVACLLIGTVSPVPAQQASPISQGSDDIMDLTKAMIGLQQAGKHAEALPLAERAAALSEQSLGPDHQTVAVYLDQLAWLHHLVGNRAKAEPLFKRALAIQSQIKNGEHVAAAATSYKLALLYRAMGRDREAEKLMRQAAAVRVKTLGPKHSGVATVVGSLAVLYQDQGRYQKAEPLFVQALAIEENQQGVLHPALKATLERYAKLLRDTNRPEQATQVETRAKAISGTSPSEASKELSSR; this comes from the coding sequence ATGAGTGACCAGTCTTCCGGCATCGCCAGCGGCCTGCTCGCGGTCGCATGCCTGCTGATCGGTACGGTCTCACCGGTTCCGGCCCAGCAAGCCTCCCCAATCTCCCAAGGCTCTGATGACATCATGGATCTCACCAAAGCGATGATCGGGCTTCAGCAAGCCGGCAAACATGCAGAGGCCCTACCTCTGGCGGAGCGCGCCGCAGCCCTGTCGGAGCAGAGCCTGGGTCCCGATCATCAGACCGTGGCCGTCTACCTTGATCAATTGGCCTGGCTCCATCATCTGGTGGGCAATCGGGCCAAGGCTGAGCCTCTGTTCAAGCGGGCCCTGGCGATTCAAAGCCAAATCAAGAACGGCGAGCATGTCGCGGCGGCCGCCACCAGCTACAAGCTCGCTTTGCTCTATCGGGCCATGGGGAGGGATCGGGAGGCGGAGAAGCTCATGAGGCAAGCGGCGGCCGTCCGGGTCAAGACCTTGGGGCCCAAGCACTCAGGCGTGGCGACGGTCGTCGGCTCGCTGGCGGTGCTCTACCAGGACCAAGGCCGATATCAGAAGGCCGAGCCGCTCTTTGTCCAGGCCCTGGCCATTGAAGAAAACCAGCAAGGCGTCCTCCATCCAGCCCTCAAGGCGACGCTCGAACGATACGCCAAGCTGCTGCGGGATACGAACCGCCCCGAGCAAGCCACCCAAGTTGAAACCCGCGCCAAGGCCATCAGCGGAACATCCCCTTCGGAAGCCTCCAAGGAGTTGTCCTCTCGGTAG
- a CDS encoding SOS response-associated peptidase: MCGRFSQTSSPEVVAEQFGFVGVPLFLTPRYNIAPSQPVAVVRTHHESGMRECVLLRWGLIPSWAKDQAIGYKMINARAETASEKPAFRGPFRSRRCLILADGFYEWQREGRRKQPFYIRLKDRRPFAFAGLWDKWEPQGGEAVESCTILTTGPNDVLKPIHERMPVIVAPQAYSLWLDPTVQQVEAIRPILQPYSADRMEVYPVSLLVNNSRHNAPTCLEPA, encoded by the coding sequence ATGTGCGGGCGCTTTTCTCAAACATCATCCCCGGAAGTCGTCGCTGAGCAGTTCGGATTTGTCGGCGTGCCGCTTTTCCTCACGCCCCGCTACAACATCGCCCCGTCTCAACCGGTGGCGGTTGTCCGTACCCACCATGAATCCGGCATGCGGGAGTGCGTGCTCCTTCGGTGGGGGCTCATTCCTTCGTGGGCCAAGGACCAAGCCATCGGCTACAAGATGATCAACGCCAGGGCCGAGACTGCTTCAGAGAAGCCGGCCTTTCGCGGGCCGTTTCGAAGCAGGCGATGCCTTATCCTGGCCGACGGATTCTATGAGTGGCAGCGGGAGGGGAGGCGGAAGCAGCCGTTCTATATCCGACTCAAAGATCGTCGCCCCTTCGCCTTCGCCGGGCTTTGGGACAAGTGGGAGCCGCAAGGAGGGGAAGCGGTCGAATCCTGCACCATCCTAACGACAGGTCCCAATGACGTCTTGAAGCCGATTCACGAGCGGATGCCGGTCATCGTGGCTCCCCAGGCCTATAGCCTCTGGCTCGATCCGACCGTCCAACAGGTGGAAGCCATCCGGCCGATCCTTCAGCCCTATTCAGCAGACCGGATGGAAGTCTACCCCGTCAGCCTCCTCGTCAATAATTCCCGACACAACGCTCCGACCTGTCTGGAGCCGGCTTAA